In one Mycobacterium heckeshornense genomic region, the following are encoded:
- the secY gene encoding preprotein translocase subunit SecY, which produces MLSAFISSLRTVDLRRKILFTLGIVILYRVGASIPSPGVDYPNVQKCIAQVSGGEAAQIYSLINLFSGGALLQLTVFAVGVMPYITASIIVQLLTVVIPRFEELRKEGQSGQAKMTQYTRYLAIALAILQATSIVALAANGGLLQGCSLDIIADQSIFTLVVIVLVMTAGAGLVMWMGELITERGIGNGMSLLIFVGIAARIPVEGKQILDSRGGVVFASVCVAALIIIVGVVFVEQGQRRIPVQYAKRMVGRRMYGGTSTYLPLKVNQAGVIPVIFASSLIYIPHLITQLVRSGTGGMGNTWWDKFVGNYLSNPADPVYIAIYFSLIIFFTYFYVSITFNPDERADEMKKFGGFIPGIRPGRPTADYLRFVLSRITLPGSIYLGVISVLPNLFLQIGNTGTVQNLPFGGTAVLIMIGVGLDTVKQIESQLMQRNYEGFLK; this is translated from the coding sequence GTGCTTTCGGCTTTCATCTCGTCGCTGCGGACAGTCGACCTCCGACGGAAAATCCTGTTCACGCTGGGCATTGTCATCCTCTACCGGGTGGGCGCCTCGATACCGTCGCCCGGTGTCGACTACCCGAACGTGCAGAAGTGCATCGCGCAGGTCAGCGGTGGCGAAGCGGCGCAGATCTACTCGCTGATCAACCTGTTCTCCGGCGGCGCGCTGTTGCAGCTGACCGTGTTCGCCGTCGGTGTCATGCCCTACATCACCGCCAGCATCATCGTCCAGCTGCTCACCGTGGTCATCCCGCGGTTCGAGGAACTGCGCAAGGAAGGCCAATCCGGCCAGGCCAAGATGACCCAGTACACCCGCTACCTGGCGATCGCGCTGGCCATCCTGCAGGCCACCAGCATCGTGGCGCTGGCGGCCAACGGCGGCCTGCTGCAGGGCTGCAGCCTGGACATCATCGCCGACCAAAGCATCTTCACGCTGGTGGTGATCGTGCTGGTGATGACGGCGGGCGCCGGGCTGGTGATGTGGATGGGCGAGCTGATCACCGAGCGCGGTATCGGTAACGGCATGTCGCTGCTGATCTTCGTCGGCATCGCCGCGCGCATCCCGGTGGAAGGAAAGCAAATCCTGGACAGCCGCGGCGGGGTGGTCTTCGCCTCGGTGTGCGTGGCCGCGCTGATCATCATCGTCGGGGTGGTGTTCGTCGAGCAGGGCCAGCGCCGCATCCCGGTGCAATACGCCAAGCGCATGGTGGGCCGGCGCATGTACGGCGGCACGTCGACGTATCTGCCGCTGAAGGTCAACCAGGCCGGGGTTATCCCGGTCATTTTCGCCTCGTCGCTGATCTATATCCCGCATCTGATCACCCAGTTGGTCCGTAGCGGCACCGGCGGCATGGGTAACACGTGGTGGGACAAATTCGTCGGCAATTACCTGTCGAACCCGGCCGACCCGGTCTACATCGCGATCTATTTCAGCTTGATCATCTTCTTTACCTACTTCTATGTGTCGATCACGTTCAACCCCGACGAACGTGCCGACGAGATGAAGAAGTTCGGCGGCTTTATTCCCGGCATCCGCCCGGGCCGGCCGACCGCCGATTACCTGCGCTTTGTGCTCAGCCGCATCACCCTACCGGGCTCGATTTACCTCGGCGTGATCTCGGTGCTGCCCAACCTGTTCCTGCAGATCGGCAATACCGGGACGGTTCAGAACCTGCCGTTCGGCGGAACCGCGGTTTTGATCATGATCGGTGTCGGTTTGGATACGGTCAAACAGATCGAGAGCCAGCTGATGCAGCGCAACTACGAAGGGTTTCTGAAGTGA
- a CDS encoding class I SAM-dependent methyltransferase: MTRTGSARFEGDTWDLASSVGVTATMVAAARAVATRGPDPLINDQFAEPLVRAVGVDFFTRMASGELSPHDLDDDAAKGLRRFADAMAIRTEYFDNFFLDATAADIRQAVILASGLDSRPYRLPWPAGTVVFEVDQPQVIAFKTATLAQLGAQPTADRRAVAIDLRGDWPTALADAGFDPGRPTAWIAEGLLGYLTAEAQNRLLDRITALSTPGSRFATEGLLDVNKLSEHELRRRMQRQSDRWRSHGFELDMAALVYFDDRTDAGTYLADLGWKTVSTSATDLLAEHGLPPIDADDAPFGEVLYLSAELD; the protein is encoded by the coding sequence ATGACGCGCACGGGTAGCGCACGCTTCGAAGGCGACACCTGGGATTTGGCATCCAGTGTCGGGGTGACGGCAACAATGGTGGCCGCAGCGCGGGCGGTGGCCACCCGAGGCCCTGACCCACTGATCAACGACCAGTTCGCCGAGCCGCTGGTGCGCGCAGTGGGCGTTGATTTCTTCACGCGCATGGCCAGCGGCGAGCTAAGTCCGCACGATCTCGATGACGATGCAGCCAAGGGGCTGCGCCGATTCGCCGACGCGATGGCCATCCGCACCGAGTACTTCGACAACTTCTTTCTCGACGCCACCGCGGCCGATATCCGCCAGGCGGTGATTTTGGCGTCCGGCTTGGATTCCCGCCCCTACCGGCTGCCCTGGCCGGCGGGCACCGTGGTGTTCGAAGTCGACCAGCCGCAGGTAATCGCCTTCAAGACGGCGACGCTGGCCCAGTTGGGTGCGCAGCCGACGGCGGACCGGCGCGCGGTGGCGATCGATTTGCGCGGCGACTGGCCGACGGCGCTTGCGGACGCCGGCTTCGACCCGGGCCGGCCGACCGCCTGGATTGCCGAGGGCCTGCTGGGCTATCTGACCGCCGAAGCCCAGAATCGGCTGCTCGACCGGATCACGGCGCTGAGCACGCCGGGCAGCCGCTTCGCCACCGAAGGCCTGCTCGACGTCAACAAGCTCAGCGAACACGAATTGCGGCGGCGCATGCAGCGCCAGTCCGACAGGTGGCGCAGCCACGGCTTCGAGCTCGACATGGCCGCCCTGGTGTATTTCGACGACCGCACCGACGCCGGCACGTACCTGGCCGATCTGGGCTGGAAGACCGTCAGCACCAGCGCCACCGACCTGCTGGCCGAGCACGGACTGCCGCCGATCGACGCCGACGACGCCCCCTTCGGCGAGGTGCTCTACCTCAGCGCGGAGCTGGATTAA